Proteins encoded in a region of the Rhinoderma darwinii isolate aRhiDar2 unplaced genomic scaffold, aRhiDar2.hap1 Scaffold_1056, whole genome shotgun sequence genome:
- the LOC142698913 gene encoding uncharacterized protein LOC142698913, producing MLNIKVEILEETYVGGHQQYEEISTDISQDGSSKSSTLKGCPSRLDSRDGPGESLLQNDQREELIIIKVEDVEAEEMFMSARHRGKKEISTDVIPGVQESGRYPQQLVQVSQLENLSTPQCTDGPSDLSKPDNVIIMHGTVKRAGKVFPCCKCGKNFNQKSDFLKHHRIHTGEKPFSCVECGKCFTLKSTLVIHQKMHTGERPFYCSECGKCFTQKSDLLKHLRIHTGEKPFFCSDCGKCFPQKAKLIRHQRTHTGEKPFPCPVCGKCFTIKSNLVAHRIVHTGEKPYPCSKCEKCFTHKSNLINHQRIHTGEQPFSCAECGKHFTQKSGLFKHQRIHTGEKPFSCSRCGKCFTHKSNLIHHQKIHTEEQPFSCSECGKSFTRKEFLTKHLRIHTGEKPFPCSECGRSFTQKSNLMKHQKTHTQSTGERVFL from the exons ATGTTGAATATTAAAGTTGAAATTTTAGAAGAAACGTATGTAGGGGGTCATCAGCAGTATGAGGAGATTTCTACAGACATAAGCCAGG ATGGGTCCAGTAAGAGCAGTACATTGAAGGGATGTCCCAGTCGTCTGGATTCCCGGGATGGTCCAGGGGAAAGTCTTCTACAGAATGATCAG AGGGAAGAACTAATTATTATTAAGGTAGAAGATGTTGAGGCAGAAGAGATGTTCATGAGCGCCCGACATCGGGGTAAGAAGGAAATTTCTACAGACGTCATCCCAG GCGTACAAGAAAGTGGACGTTACCCTCAGCAACTTGTACAGGTTTCTCAATTAGAAAATCTAAGCACACCACAATGTACAGATGGACCGTCTGATCTGTCCAAACCCGATAACGTAATTATAATGCACGGCACAGTTAAGAGGGCTGGCAAAGTATTTCCATGTTGCAAATGTGGAAAAAATTTCAATCAAAAATCTGATTTTCTTAAACACCATAGaatccacacaggggagaagccattttcctGCGTGgagtgtgggaaatgttttaccctTAAATCGACCCTGGTTATCCATCAAAAAATGCACACGGGGGAAAGGCCGTTTTACTGTTCTGAGTGTGGAAAATGTTTCACTCAGAAATCAGATCTTCTCAAACACCTGAGGATTCACACGGGTGAAAAGCCTTTTTTTTGTTCCGACTGTGGGAAATGTTTCCCCCAGAAAGCTAAACTTATTCGACATCAGCGAACTCACACGGGGGAGAAGCCATTTCCTTGCCCTGTTtgcgggaaatgttttacaataaAATCTAATCTGGTTGCTCACCGGATTGTCCACACGGGGGAGAAGCCATATCCGTGCTCAAAGTGCGAGAAATGTTTTACCCATAAATCAAACCTTATTAACCACCAGAGGATTCACACAGGGGAGCAGCCATTTTCCTGTGCAGAATGTGGGAAACATTTCACTCAAAAGTCCGGTCTTTTCAAACATCAGAGAATCCACACAGGAGAAAAGCCTTTTTCTTGCTCTAGATGTGGGAAATGCTTTACCCATAAATCAAATCTCATTCACCACCAGAAGATCCACACGGAGGAACAGCCGTTTTCCTGCTCGGAATGTGGGAAAAGCTTTACGCGGAAGGAATTTCTCACTAAACACTTGAGAATACACACTGGGGAGAAACCATTTCCATGCTCAGAATGCGGAAGAAGTTTTACCCAGAAGTCAAATCTCATGAAACACCAGAAAACTCATACTCAATCTACAGGCGAAAGAGTCTTCCtatag